The following coding sequences are from one Gemmatimonadales bacterium window:
- the atpG gene encoding ATP synthase F1 subunit gamma, translated as MAKTRALRRRIRSIESTRQVTRTMEMVSTSKLKRAQDRVVGARPYAQALAETIGDLLSPELAERFPLLRQPTPPARGGPRRAAVLLITSNRGLAGAFNANLIRAARERVAALEAAGYTVDLLVVGKKAIAYFKFVRRPLALARLDIGDRPTAAHAVELAGPLITQFEAGGLASLDVVYARFKSALATPPVVERVLPIEARRAVARTASGKTAPPRPEGRTPNFILRPGPEELLAALLPLYVRNLVYRALVETAASEHGARRTAMKNATDNAGEILDILRRTFNRARQGQITQELAEIVGGAEALKG; from the coding sequence ATGGCCAAGACGCGGGCGCTCCGGCGCCGCATCCGCTCGATCGAGAGCACGCGCCAGGTCACGCGGACGATGGAGATGGTGTCCACGTCCAAGCTGAAGCGCGCCCAGGACCGCGTGGTGGGCGCGCGGCCTTACGCGCAGGCCCTGGCGGAAACCATCGGCGACCTGCTCAGCCCGGAGCTCGCGGAGCGCTTCCCGCTCCTCCGGCAGCCGACTCCGCCGGCCCGGGGCGGGCCGCGCCGCGCGGCGGTCCTGCTCATCACGTCGAACCGCGGCCTCGCCGGCGCCTTCAACGCGAACCTGATCCGGGCGGCGCGCGAGCGGGTGGCGGCGCTGGAAGCGGCCGGGTACACCGTGGACCTGCTGGTCGTGGGGAAGAAGGCGATCGCCTACTTCAAGTTCGTGCGGCGCCCGCTGGCGCTGGCACGCCTCGACATCGGCGACCGGCCCACGGCCGCCCACGCGGTCGAGCTGGCGGGGCCCCTCATCACGCAGTTCGAGGCCGGAGGGCTGGCGTCGCTCGACGTGGTGTACGCGCGCTTCAAGTCGGCGCTGGCGACGCCACCGGTCGTCGAGCGGGTGCTGCCCATTGAAGCCAGACGGGCAGTTGCGCGGACGGCAAGTGGCAAGACCGCTCCTCCCCGCCCCGAAGGCCGGACGCCCAACTTCATCCTGCGGCCGGGCCCCGAGGAGCTGCTCGCGGCGCTGCTGCCGCTCTACGTCCGCAACCTCGTCTACCGCGCCCTGGTGGAGACGGCGGCCTCGGAGCACGGCGCGCGCCGCACGGCGATGAAGAACGCGACCGACAACGCCGGGGAGATCCTGGACATCCTGCGGCGGACGTTCAACCGAGCCAGGCAAGGTCAGATCACCCAAGAGCTCGCGGAGATCGTCGGCGGTGCAGAGGCGCTGAAGGGATAG
- the atpA gene encoding F0F1 ATP synthase subunit alpha has product MANETVLRPGELKDVLLREIEAADLAAADLEEVGTVLEVKDGVARVYGLTAAMSGEMLEFRASATDEGISGLALNLEEDNIGAVILGNYLNLREGDEVRRTGRVFEVPVGDGMIGRVVDPLGRPLDGRGPIAAQGARHVEMVAPGIVVRQPVKEPLQTGIKAVDSMIPIGRGQRELIIGDRGTGKTAIAIDTIINQKGGDVVCVYVAIGQKNSTVASVVERLRQRGAMDYTIVVVAAASDPAPLQFIAPYAGCAMAEHFMYTQGRHTLCVYDDLSKHAAAYRQISLVLRRPPGREAYPGDVFYLHSRLLERAAKIAEDPALIKYDPRITKPGGSLTALPIIETLAGDVSAYIPTNVISITDGQIFLETDLFYSNVRPAINVGISVSRVGGNAQIKAMKQVAGRLRLDLAQYRELEAFSQFGSDLDQATLRQLARGQRLVEVLKQPQYATMDVAEQVEIIFAATNGYLDDVEVPAIKAWETAFHQYMAASHADLAAEIRDKKVLSDDLTGRLRKAIEAFKALKK; this is encoded by the coding sequence ATGGCCAACGAAACGGTGCTGCGCCCGGGTGAACTGAAGGACGTCCTCCTCCGCGAGATCGAGGCCGCCGATCTGGCGGCGGCCGACCTCGAGGAGGTCGGCACGGTGCTCGAGGTCAAGGACGGCGTGGCCCGCGTATACGGGCTCACCGCGGCCATGTCCGGCGAGATGCTCGAGTTCCGGGCGTCGGCAACCGACGAGGGCATCAGCGGCCTCGCCCTGAACCTGGAGGAAGACAACATCGGCGCCGTGATCCTGGGGAACTACCTGAATCTCCGGGAGGGCGACGAGGTCCGCCGCACGGGGCGGGTCTTCGAGGTGCCGGTCGGGGACGGCATGATCGGACGGGTGGTGGACCCCCTGGGCCGGCCGCTCGACGGGCGGGGGCCGATCGCCGCGCAGGGCGCCCGCCACGTGGAGATGGTGGCGCCGGGCATCGTGGTGCGGCAGCCGGTAAAGGAGCCGCTGCAGACCGGGATCAAGGCCGTGGACTCGATGATCCCCATCGGCCGCGGCCAGCGGGAGCTGATCATCGGCGACCGCGGCACGGGCAAGACGGCGATCGCCATCGACACCATCATCAACCAGAAGGGCGGCGACGTCGTCTGCGTGTACGTGGCCATCGGCCAGAAGAATTCCACGGTGGCCTCGGTGGTCGAGCGGCTCCGCCAGCGCGGCGCGATGGACTACACCATCGTGGTGGTGGCGGCAGCCTCGGACCCGGCGCCGCTGCAGTTCATCGCCCCGTACGCCGGGTGCGCGATGGCGGAGCACTTCATGTACACGCAGGGCCGCCACACGCTGTGCGTCTACGACGATCTGTCGAAGCACGCGGCCGCGTACCGGCAGATCTCGCTGGTGCTGCGACGCCCGCCGGGGCGGGAGGCGTACCCGGGCGACGTGTTCTACCTGCATTCGCGGCTGCTGGAGCGCGCGGCCAAGATCGCGGAGGATCCCGCCCTCATCAAGTACGACCCGCGCATCACGAAGCCGGGCGGCTCCCTGACCGCGCTGCCGATCATCGAGACGCTGGCCGGCGACGTCTCGGCCTACATCCCGACCAACGTCATCTCGATCACCGACGGGCAGATCTTCCTCGAGACCGACCTGTTCTACTCCAACGTGCGCCCGGCGATCAACGTCGGCATCTCGGTGAGCCGCGTGGGCGGCAACGCGCAGATCAAGGCGATGAAGCAGGTGGCCGGCCGCCTGCGGCTCGATCTGGCACAGTACCGCGAGTTGGAGGCGTTCTCCCAGTTCGGCTCCGACCTCGACCAGGCGACCCTGCGCCAGCTGGCGCGCGGCCAGCGCCTGGTCGAAGTCCTCAAGCAGCCCCAGTACGCCACGATGGACGTCGCCGAGCAGGTGGAGATCATCTTCGCGGCCACCAACGGCTACCTCGACGACGTCGAGGTGCCGGCCATCAAGGCGTGGGAGACGGCGTTCCACCAGTACATGGCCGCGAGCCACGCCGACCTCGCCGCCGAGATCCGGGACAAGAAGGTGCTGTCGGACGACTTGACCGGCCGGCTCCGCAAGGCGATCGAGGCCTTCAAGGCGCTCAAGAAGTAA